The genomic segment TTCTGGTATCGTTGAAGCCCTTTTTCTTATTATGACCGATATTGATATTCGCGCCGAACTCAAGATTGTCAACGATTTTTTGCGTTAAGTTGAGACGGCCAGAAATACGTTCGAAATCGTTGACGCGGATTCTGCTTTTGTCAGTGGTATAACCTAGGGAAGAAAAATATTTTGTGGCTTCAGTGCCGCCCGATAGCGATAGGTTGTTGTCCTGATAAATACCGGTACGGAACAATGCTTTATCCCAATCGTAATACCTGCCTTCTCGGTTCTCTATGCCATCCGTCATTCCCAGAATGTGCACATTGCTCATTCTTAAGGGATCGTTGACTTCAAATCGATAACCATGTTTGTTAAATCTGTTATTTAATTGCCCCAATGCATAGACACTGGCTTCGGCGTCAGTATAGTTGACGCCTGTCTCTTTGTTGACGTTAGAGGTGCGGTAGTCATGAAATATCTGATATAACATATTGACCTGATCCTGGGGCGAAGCCGTTTCATAATTGTCTGTAGCCCAGGTTGGCGTAAATCCGATTGAACTTTTGAAGTTGACAGCCGGTTTTCCGGTTTTACCCTTCTTGGTGGTAATTAGAATGACCCCATTGGCGGCTCTGGAGCCATACAAAGAGGAGGCTGCCGCATCTTTGAGCACGGTAATGGTTTCAATATCGTCGGGATTCAGGTTTCCCATAACATTGTTTGAGGTATAGATATAGTCTGCCATCTGGCCTCCCGAGCCGGAGTTTGCCGGCACTCCGTCAATGACGTAAAGCGGTTCATTGGAGGCGTTCATGGAGCCAATTCCACGGATACGGATGCTGGGCGTTGAGCCGGCCTGTCCCGAAGGAGAGGAAACCGTTAAGCCGGCGACTCGTCCGCTTAAGGCACTCTCAAAGGAGGTCGTCGGAACATCATCGATATCTTTAGCTTTTACTGTTGCTGCCGATCCGGTATAAGTGCTTTTCTTGGCTGTACCGTAAGCAACGACCATAACTTCGTCCAGTGCCTGCTCGCCGCCGACGAGCGTGATGCTAATGGTCTTGCGACCATTGACCTGAACTTCCTGCGTCTGGTAACCAACGGCGGAGATACTTAGAGTCGCCTCTGGGCTGGCATGCAGAGTGAATAAACCCCTTTCATTGGTGGATGTCCCCTGGCTGGAGCCCTTGATGTTGACGGTCACTCCGCTGACCGGATTGCCGTTGCCGTCCACTATTTTACCAGCAATCTGAATCTGTTGTGCATGTAAGGACTGCAGAGAGCTGCAGGCTAAGAGACACAACGTTGTGAGCACATGTTGTTTCATAAGAATTTTTGTCTTTTAAAGGCCATACAGAATATCCGCTAGATACCATCGCCTCTGGGCTGTCGGGGAGGATATTCCATAGTCGTATGGAGTAATTAATTTAGTTTGTTAATATGTTGGTGCTTTTGCCCGTTGCCTTCAGCGGGCTAATGCAAATTCAGTACAATGTTTTCTTTAAGATAAAAGCATTGCACTGAATTTAAGGTTATTTTCTTACAATTCCAATTCCGGGCCGATCCGCCAGAATACACCGGCCGTCGACCACGCTCATACCGTTATAGATGTCATTGTCAATCAGTAATGCTCCGTCCAGATCCGCCCAATCCGTCAATGGAGCAAGCTGCGCTGCGGCGCTGATGGCACAGGAGGTTTCCGTCATGCAGCCGATCATTACCTTCATATCGAGGGAACGGGCCAGTTCAGCCATGCGTTTTGCTTCCCGCATACCAGTACATTTCATCAACTTAATATTGATCCCGCTATAAACACCTTTTAATGCCGGCACATCAATGAGCCGCTGGCATCCCTCGTCTGCAATGGTCGGTATGGGGCTGTGTTCGGTGAGCCAGGCGTTGTCATCGATTTGTTCCTTGGGCATCGGCTGCTCTAAAAACACGACATTCCGTTCGGCGAGCCACTGTGCCATTTCAAGAGCTTCCTCCCGTGTTTTCCAGCCTTGGTTGACATCGGCACAGAGTGGCCGGTCGGTCACCTGGCGGATCGTATCGATAATCATCTTGTCCGTATCGAGGCCTAATTTTACTTTCAGAATTTTAAATTGGTCCGCTTCAGCCACCTTTTTCCGAATCATGTCTTCGCTGTCGATGCCGATGGTATAGGAGGTGGGTGGG from the Sphingobacterium thalpophilum genome contains:
- a CDS encoding dipeptide epimerase; amino-acid sequence: MMMSNQSEWISKDFGAFKLRFRPYTLSLRHVFTVASYSRSTTPVVLTELEYDGIIGYGEASMPPYLGESQESVISFLNQIDLSAFGSPFQTEEILHYVDRVAAKNTAAKAAIDIALHDVLGKIMGQPFYKIWGLNPELIPPTSYTIGIDSEDMIRKKVAEADQFKILKVKLGLDTDKMIIDTIRQVTDRPLCADVNQGWKTREEALEMAQWLAERNVVFLEQPMPKEQIDDNAWLTEHSPIPTIADEGCQRLIDVPALKGVYSGINIKLMKCTGMREAKRMAELARSLDMKVMIGCMTETSCAISAAAQLAPLTDWADLDGALLIDNDIYNGMSVVDGRCILADRPGIGIVRK